A window of Corallococcus soli genomic DNA:
GTGCGTGCGCGTGTCCAGCGTCAGCAGCGTGGCGCGCACCAGCGGCCCGCGCGACAGGTCGAACGGACGGCGCGCCTCCTCATGGGCCCGCGACGACGCCGCGGCCTCGCGCTCCGCCTCCGGCAGGGACTCGAAGGACACGCGCTCCAGCGGCAGCGCCGCGTGTGGAGCGACGACCTGCAACGGCCGCCCGTCCTCCGTGCGGAAGGTGGTCCGCAGCGCGTCATGCCGCTGGGCGAGCGCCGCGAGGGTCTCCTCCAGCGCGACCACGTCCAGCGCGCCCTCCAGCCGCACCGCCGCCGGGAGGTTGTAGGCCACGTCGCCCGGCGCGTACTGATCCAGGAACCACAACCGCGCCTGCGCGAAGGACACCTCGCGGTCGCCCGTCACGTCCAGGCGGCGCGGCGCCGTGCGGCCCGGCCCTTGCGCTTCGCGGAGTGCGATGAGCTGCCGCGCCAGCGACGCGATGCTCGGCCCCTGGAGCATCACCTCCATGGGCACCGTCAGACCCGTGCCGGTCGTCACCTCGTGCGCCAGCTCCACCGCCGCCAGCGAGTCCAGCCCGTAGCGCGTCACCGGCGCCTGGAGGTCCAGCTCCTCGCGGCGCACGCGCAGGTGCCGGGCCACCACGTCGCGCAGCCAGGCCTCCAGCGCCTCCGCCGTCTCCGCGCCCGCCTTCGTCACTGGCGCCACGGCCGCCGCGGTGCTTCCGCGCGAAGGCGCCCCGGAGGCTCCGGAGCCCGCGGAACCGCCAGCGCCACCAGTGCCCGGGGAGCCCGGACCCGAACCGGATCCAGGGCCGGAGCCGGAGGGCGGCTCGGGCGGCGGCTCCCGCCACGCCATCACCTCCTGCAACGTCCCGTTGAGGAACGCGGCGCGGGACGCGTGGCGCTGCACCTTCCCGCTGGACGTCTTGGGCAGGCTCCCCGGTTCGATGAGCACCACCGCGTACGCCTGCACCTCGTGCAGCTCCGCCAGCCGCTGCCGGATGACGCCGATCGCCGCGTCCGCCGCCTCGAACTGCTGGCGCAGGCCGCCCAGCTTGCGCACGTCGATCTCCTGCACGACGACCGCGCGCTCCTCGCCACCCACGTCCACCGAGAACACCGCGCCGCCACCGGGCCGCAGCGCGGGGTGGCCCACCTCCACCGTCGCCTCCATGTCCTGGGGGTAGTGGTTGCGGCCGCGCAGGATGATGAGGTCCTTGCGCCGCCCGGTGACGTACAGCTCGCCGTCGGGCATGAGGAAGCCCAGGTCGCCCGTGCGCAGGTACGGCAGCGAGTCCTCCTGGGCGATGCGCGCCTGGAACGTCTCCTGGGACGACTCCTCCCGCCCCCAGTAGCCGATGGCCACGCTCCGGCCGGACACCCAGATCTCGCCCACCTCCCCCGGCGCGCGCCGCTCGCGCGTCTCCGGATCCACGATGGCGATTTGCTGCTCCAGGATGGTCTGGCCGCAGCCCACCAGCGTCCGGGCCCCTGGCTCGCTCGCGCCGACCGCCACCGCGCGGTGCTGCTCCAGCGCGCTGCTCGACAGCGTCATCAACAGCGGCGGCGCCGACTTGCGGCCTCCGGAGGCGATGAGCGTCCCCTCCGCCAGCCCGTAGCAGGGGTAGAAGGCCTCGCGCTTGAAGCCGCTGGGGCCGAACGCCTCCAGGAAGCGCTCCAGCGTCTCCGGACGGATGGGCTCCGCGCCGGTGAAGGCGACCTCCCAGCGGCTCAGGTCCACCGCCTGCCGCTCCTCGGGCGTGCTCTTGCGCACGCACAGGTCGAAGGCGAAGTTGGGCCCGCCGCTGATGGTGCCCCCGAAGCGGCTCACGGCCTCCATCCACGCCATGGGCCGCTTGAGGAAGCTCAGGGGCGACATCAGCGCGGCGCTGTAGCCCCCGTACAGGGGCTGCATGATGCCGCCGATGAGCCCCATGTCGTGGTACGGCGGCAGCCAGATGATGGCCACGCTGTCCGTCCGCGCCTCGAACGCGTGCTGGATGAGCCCCAGGTTGTGGACCAGGTTGCCGTGCGTGAGCATCACGCCCTTGGGCGTGCCCGTGGAGCCGGACGTGTACTGGAGGAACGCCAGCGAGTCCGACTTCAGCGCGGGCGCCTTCCACCCCGCCGCCGCGTCGTTCGGCACCGTGTCCGTCGCCACCCACTTCAGCCCCCGCAGCTCCGGGGCCTGCTCGAACAGGTACTCCACCATCGACAGCACGAACGACGTGGTCAACACGACCGTCGCCCGCGCGTCCTGGATGATGGCCCGCAGCCGGGGCAGTGTGCGCTCCAGCCGCATGGGGTCCGGCGGATACGCGGGCACCGCCGCCGCTCCCGCGGCCAGGCACCCGAAGAACCCCGCCACGTACTCCAGCCCGGGCGGATAGAGCAGCATCACCCGCTCACCGGCCCCGCCGTGCTCCTGCACCGCCGCGCCAATGGCCCGCGCGCGCTCGCGCAGGCCCGCGTACGTCAGCGCCGACTCCTCGCCGTCCTCCAGGAAGGTGTAGAGCCGCTTCTCCGCTGCCTGGAGGACCCTCTCGTCAAGCAGGTCCAGCAACGTCGCATGGGCAGGCGCGTGGCTCGCCAAAAGCATGGTGGACTTCCTCTGGATGGCTGGCGGCGCCGGGCAGGAACCGGGGGAGGTCGGTCACGCCCACGCACAAGGGGGATAATGGTATCCGCAAACAAACCCAGCGAGAAATGTCATGCCGGTGCTTCTTGCTATTCTCTGGGAATCTGCATGCGAACTCAGCGATAACCCCGTGTTTCCAGGAAATAGCGGTCAAAATCCCCGACGTGAAACATGGATTCGGAGAAGCCGTGCACCCGGGCGGGGTGTTCCCGCCTTGAAGTCATCCCGTGAATCATCAACATTGGCGGGGTGCGAGCGGGTTCCGGAGGAAGCCGGATGCCTGCTCCCCCTCACTCGCAGCAACATCCCATCCGCTCCGGGTCATGAAGCTCCGGACGGCACCCGAGAGACCTCCTCATGCTCGAGCGCCCCATGTACCTGAAGCCCGATGTCGCCATCGAGCCACTGTTCAACCAGTGGTACGTCTGGTGGTACCTGCTGTCGCCCGCGACGGCGCCGCTGTTCGTCACGCGGCTGCACCTGAAGCTGATGCAGTCGTTCGTCGCGAACCCGGACGTGCACGTCGCCGCGCTGCAGAACCCGGCGCTGATGGGCGGGCCCTTCATCAACCACCCCGTGTCGCGCGTGGGGGACGTGAAGGCGCTGCTGGACCGCACCATGAAGGACCACGCGGACTTCCTGGCCTACGCCAAGGCGCTGGCGGACCTGGAGCAGCTGCTGGCCAGCTCCAAGGGTGAGTCGCTGGAGCCGCTCTACGCGAAGGTGCCGGACATGCTCCGGGGCTACGTGGAGCTCACGTACGACCTGGCCCACCGGGCCAACGCCCGCATCATGGAGCCCCTGCTCTACCGCAGCGGCCTCTACAAGGAGTCGTCGCAGAGCGTGTCGCTGATGCGCGTCACGGGCGACGCGCGCAAGTACGTCTTCAGCACGCCCCGGCTCGAAGGGGACACGCCGCTGTGGCTCCAGGTGCCCTTCCGGCACGAGGGCCTGGACGCCCTCTTCCGCATGCGCCACACGCCGGGCAGCCCCGGGCAGGTGGCGGAGATGCTGGGCGTGCCGACCTCCGCGGCGGACGCGTTCGCGGACCTCTTCACGGACGCCGCCCCGCGCAAGCCGGAGCCGTACACGGGCCCCGGCGTGCGCGTGCGCTACTTCGGCCACGCGTGCGTGCTGATGGAGACGCGCGAGGTGTCCGTCCTCACCGACCCCGTCATCAGCTACGAGTTCCCCACCGAGCACGCGCGCTTCACCCACGCGGACCTGCCGGAGAAGATCGACTACGTCCTCATCACCCACGGCCACGCCGACCACCTGATGATGGAGACGCTCATCCAGCTGCGTCACCGCATCGGCACCATCGTCGTGCCGCGCTCCAACGCGTTCTCGCTGGCGGACCCGTCGCTGCGCCTGATGCTGGAGAAGACGGGCTTCCGCAACGTCGTTGAAATCGACGACCTGCAGGAGATCCGCATCCCCGGTGGGTCGCTGATGGGCATCCCCTTCATCGGCGAGCACAGCGACCTGTCCGTGCAGGCGAAGACGGCGCACCTGGTGCGCCTGGGTGGCCGCGCGATGCTGATGGCCGCGGACTCCAACGCGCTGGAGCCCCGGATGTACGAGCACCTCCAGGAGCTGGTGGGCCCGCTGGACGCGCTCTACCTGGGCATGGAGTGCGAGGGCGGCCCGATGAGCTGGATGTACGGCCCGCTGCTCAGCAACCCCCTGCCGCGCAAGATGGACCAGTCGCGCCGGCTCAACGGCTCCGACTCCGCGCGCGCCACGGAGATCCTCAACCACCTGAAGCCGCGCGAGTCCTTCGTCTACGCCATGGGCCAGGAGCCCTGGCTGCGCCACGTCATGGTGCTCCAGTACGACGAGACGGCGCCGCAGATGATCGAATCGAACAAGTTCCTGGAGGTCTGCCGGGGCCGCAACATCCCCGCCGAGCGCCCGTACCTGCGCATGGAGCGGATCCTCGAATAGCCACGGGGAAGGACGCGGCCGCCCCACGGCGCCGCGTCCGTCAGGCCTCGCGGGCCTGGAGCTTGCGCAGGCCCGCGAGCAGGCCCTCACCGTCCGGTGAGCCCAGGCCGGTGCAGGCGTTCCAAACCTGCCGCTCGCTGGCGAAGAACGCGCCGTTGCCGCCCCGGGTGATGGGGCGGACGACGGGCTCGCCCGCGCGGACCAGCGCATACAGCCGGGGGTTGAGGAAGCCCACGCGCTCGCCCAGGGCCTCGTTGAGGCGGGTGATGAGCGCGGCCCACATGGGCGCCGCGGCGCTGGTGCCCGCGGCCACGCCCCGCTGGCCCTTGAAGACGATTTGATAGCCGGTGTGCAGGTCGCCGTTGGCCGCGACGTCGGGAACGCCCCGCCCGGGCGTGCGCGTCGTGCGCTGGAACACGCCGTCCTTCCAGGCCGTCGTCACCTGCACGGGCACGGGCATGCCCTCCTGGTACGGGGGCAGCGCGTTCATCATGCTGACGCCGCCGCTGCTCGCGCCCGCCGACACCGTCGGGCCGAAGGAGCCCATGGTCATGGCCTCGCCCAGGCGGTTCCACACCGACTCCGCGACGATGCGGTCGCCTTCGGCTTCCAGCGTCGTGCCGCCGCAGCCCAGCACCAGCGCGCTCGCGGCCGGGTAGCTGGGCGCCGCCAGCGTGATGGCCCCCGTGGGCGAGCCGCCCTCCACGGGCACCTGCGAGCCCAGGTCTCCGGAGGCCGCGCACACCGTGATGCCCAGGAGCGCCGCCTCCTTGAAGAGCCGCTCGAAGGCGGCCTCCTCGTCCTGCTGGATGAGGGTGCCTTCGTAGAAGGACCAGCTGGTGGTCAGCACCGACGGCCGGTTCGTCCGGTCGCTGATCGCCATGGCGAAGACGCGGTGGTAGTCGCTCAGCGAGTAGTCCTTGGAGCCCGCGTTGTAGACGACGACGCGCGCCTGCGGGCACACGGCGGACACCAGTTCCACGTCCATCGTGACCTCCGCGTTGGAGGAGACGCTGAGGCCCGGCTTGTTGGGGCCCACGTTCACCGGCGGCTCGCGCTCCACGCCCATCCAGGACAGGTACGCCTCCAGGTCCTCCGGCTTGTAGCCGCCCGTCAGCTCGATGATGCCCACGCACTGCCCCGCCCCCTGCGTGGAGGGGTAGCGGTAGAGGCTCGCCACCTGCCCGGCCGGATACGAGCGCAGCCCGAGCTGCTTCGCCGACTCCGCGGGCACGGGCAGCGACGCCGAGCTGTGGGTGACGCGCGGGCGGGTGTCCAGGCCGAGCACCCCCTCCACGACGTCGCGCAGGGCGCGCGGCAGCGTGACGGGCTTGCTGTGGAAGAGGAAGGACCGCTTGCCCTGGGTGAAGCGCTTGAGGCCCACGCCGAAGGCCTTGCGGATCGCCGCGGCCGGGCCTTCCAGCCGCACGAGCCCCCGGTCGCGCTGCACGGAGAGGATGCGCAGGCGGTGCGCCTTCGCGAAGCGCTCCACCGCCGACAGGTCCTTCTTCGCCGTGCCGTACTTCGCCTCGAAGGCCTCGTGGGTGAGCGGAGGGCGCGGGGGCGCCGCGCACAGCTCCTCCACCGTGGGCAGGGGCACGCCGGGGCGCAGCACCAGGGTGACCTCCACGCGGCCAGGCAGGCGCGCGGGGCGGACGGGAACGGGGAAGGAAGACACGCGCTCGCGCTGCGCCGGGGGGATGCGGGCCATGCGCGGCTTTCTAGCACGCGGGCCCGCGCGGCCCCCGCACGTCCCGGGTCGTATCCACCGACTCGCGCGACAGGTAGGCTCGGGCTCCCGCTCATGAACCGAGTCCTCCGCATCAAGCCCCACCTGCGCGCCGAGGTGCTCGATGCGCGGCGCGTCTTCCTCGTCGGTGAGCGCGCCCAGTTCCTGCTGGAGGGAGAGCCGCACGCGCGCGTCGTCCCGCTGCTGGATGGCGAGCGCACCGTGGCCCAGGTCATCGCCCAGGTGGAGGGACAGCTGTCCGCGCCGGAGG
This region includes:
- a CDS encoding MBL fold metallo-hydrolase, whose protein sequence is MLERPMYLKPDVAIEPLFNQWYVWWYLLSPATAPLFVTRLHLKLMQSFVANPDVHVAALQNPALMGGPFINHPVSRVGDVKALLDRTMKDHADFLAYAKALADLEQLLASSKGESLEPLYAKVPDMLRGYVELTYDLAHRANARIMEPLLYRSGLYKESSQSVSLMRVTGDARKYVFSTPRLEGDTPLWLQVPFRHEGLDALFRMRHTPGSPGQVAEMLGVPTSAADAFADLFTDAAPRKPEPYTGPGVRVRYFGHACVLMETREVSVLTDPVISYEFPTEHARFTHADLPEKIDYVLITHGHADHLMMETLIQLRHRIGTIVVPRSNAFSLADPSLRLMLEKTGFRNVVEIDDLQEIRIPGGSLMGIPFIGEHSDLSVQAKTAHLVRLGGRAMLMAADSNALEPRMYEHLQELVGPLDALYLGMECEGGPMSWMYGPLLSNPLPRKMDQSRRLNGSDSARATEILNHLKPRESFVYAMGQEPWLRHVMVLQYDETAPQMIESNKFLEVCRGRNIPAERPYLRMERILE
- a CDS encoding S53 family peptidase, with amino-acid sequence MARIPPAQRERVSSFPVPVRPARLPGRVEVTLVLRPGVPLPTVEELCAAPPRPPLTHEAFEAKYGTAKKDLSAVERFAKAHRLRILSVQRDRGLVRLEGPAAAIRKAFGVGLKRFTQGKRSFLFHSKPVTLPRALRDVVEGVLGLDTRPRVTHSSASLPVPAESAKQLGLRSYPAGQVASLYRYPSTQGAGQCVGIIELTGGYKPEDLEAYLSWMGVEREPPVNVGPNKPGLSVSSNAEVTMDVELVSAVCPQARVVVYNAGSKDYSLSDYHRVFAMAISDRTNRPSVLTTSWSFYEGTLIQQDEEAAFERLFKEAALLGITVCAASGDLGSQVPVEGGSPTGAITLAAPSYPAASALVLGCGGTTLEAEGDRIVAESVWNRLGEAMTMGSFGPTVSAGASSGGVSMMNALPPYQEGMPVPVQVTTAWKDGVFQRTTRTPGRGVPDVAANGDLHTGYQIVFKGQRGVAAGTSAAAPMWAALITRLNEALGERVGFLNPRLYALVRAGEPVVRPITRGGNGAFFASERQVWNACTGLGSPDGEGLLAGLRKLQAREA